The following are encoded together in the Dyella terrae genome:
- a CDS encoding HutD/Ves family protein: MSFHVIRAADMQPQPWKNGMGVTREVARFPADAGSDDFVWRISVADVNSAAPFSTFPGIDRHIVLLDGEGFVMTLDGEQQHALTTPLEPFAFPGEAQVDVTMAGGATRDFNLMVRRDGGLGDVRVCRDAGSHVPDPDCVLIYVAQGSVTTIDGDLQVGDAWLPDRCPFQLGENSAVLMAMLRRR, translated from the coding sequence ATGAGCTTCCACGTTATTCGCGCCGCCGACATGCAGCCCCAGCCCTGGAAAAACGGCATGGGCGTAACGCGCGAGGTGGCACGTTTCCCCGCCGATGCGGGCAGTGATGATTTCGTTTGGCGCATCAGCGTGGCCGACGTGAACAGCGCCGCGCCGTTCTCGACCTTTCCCGGCATCGATCGCCACATCGTGCTGCTCGACGGCGAAGGCTTCGTCATGACGCTGGATGGCGAGCAGCAACATGCCCTGACCACGCCACTGGAACCGTTCGCCTTTCCCGGCGAAGCGCAGGTGGACGTAACGATGGCGGGCGGCGCCACGCGCGACTTCAATCTGATGGTGCGGCGCGACGGTGGACTCGGCGACGTGCGCGTCTGCCGGGACGCAGGTAGCCACGTGCCAGATCCGGATTGCGTGCTGATCTACGTTGCGCAAGGGTCTGTAACGACCATTGATGGCGATCTGCAGGTTGGCGATGCGTGGCTGCCCGATCGCTGCCCGTTCCAGCTTGGCGAGAACAGTGCCGTGCTGATGGCCATGCTGCGGCGGCGCTGA
- a CDS encoding NnrU family protein: MALLILGLVLFLGVHSIRIFANGWRTRQRERIGEMRWKGLYSLVSIVGFVLIVVGFGLARQHPVLLYVPPLALRHLNALFTLLAFILVVSAYVPPNHFKARLGHPMLAGVKVWAFGHLLATGMLHDVVLFGAFLVWAVVDFVSARRRDRADGVTYPAGTVKGDIIALVAGIVFWAVFAFWLHGWLIGVKPMG; the protein is encoded by the coding sequence ATGGCTTTGCTGATCCTCGGTCTGGTGTTGTTCCTCGGGGTCCACTCCATCCGCATCTTTGCGAACGGCTGGCGCACGCGCCAACGAGAGCGCATCGGTGAAATGCGCTGGAAGGGGCTCTATTCGCTGGTGTCCATCGTCGGCTTCGTGCTGATCGTCGTGGGCTTCGGCCTCGCCCGCCAGCACCCGGTGCTGCTCTACGTGCCGCCGCTGGCATTACGGCACCTCAACGCGCTTTTCACGCTACTGGCGTTCATCCTCGTCGTCTCCGCCTATGTCCCGCCGAATCATTTCAAGGCGAGACTGGGGCACCCGATGCTCGCCGGCGTGAAGGTGTGGGCATTCGGCCATCTATTGGCTACCGGCATGCTGCACGACGTGGTGCTGTTCGGTGCCTTCCTGGTCTGGGCCGTAGTGGACTTCGTAAGCGCACGGCGTCGTGACCGGGCAGATGGCGTCACTTATCCCGCCGGCACGGTAAAAGGCGACATCATTGCCCTCGTGGCCGGCATCGTCTTCTGGGCGGTATTCGCGTTCTGGCTGCACGGCTGGCTGATCGGCGTGAAACCGATGGGGTGA
- a CDS encoding DUF938 domain-containing protein yields MDKPSAPSCERNRDPILGALREHFADRHKVLEIGSGTGQHAVYFAAAMPQWQWQCTDRAENLPGIRQWLDEAALPNTPPPLALDVNGAWPAGSYDAVFSANTLHIMSWDEVEMLFAHLAKITAAGAKLAIYGPFNYGGRYTSESNAAFDEWLQARGVHMRIRDAEAVDTLAEIVGFDLIDDIAMPANNRLRIWQRTR; encoded by the coding sequence GTGGACAAGCCGAGCGCACCCTCCTGCGAGCGCAACCGCGATCCCATCCTGGGAGCGTTGCGCGAGCATTTTGCCGATAGGCACAAGGTGCTGGAAATCGGCAGCGGTACTGGGCAGCACGCGGTGTATTTCGCGGCGGCCATGCCCCAATGGCAGTGGCAATGCACGGATCGCGCGGAAAACCTGCCCGGCATCCGACAATGGCTGGATGAAGCCGCGCTGCCCAACACACCGCCCCCGCTCGCGCTGGACGTAAATGGCGCGTGGCCCGCAGGCAGCTATGACGCCGTGTTCAGCGCCAACACGCTGCACATCATGAGCTGGGACGAAGTGGAGATGCTGTTCGCCCATCTCGCCAAGATCACCGCAGCAGGCGCGAAACTCGCGATCTACGGCCCCTTCAACTACGGCGGTCGCTACACCAGCGAAAGCAACGCCGCCTTCGACGAATGGCTGCAGGCACGCGGTGTGCATATGCGCATCCGTGATGCCGAAGCGGTGGATACGCTGGCAGAGATCGTTGGTTTCGACCTGATCGATGACATCGCCATGCCCGCCAATAATCGTTTGCGGATCTGGCAACGCACCCGCTGA
- a CDS encoding YchJ family protein — MRPYVQAIDTLTPCPCGNNEGYARCCGLLHDGAAATTAEQLMRSRYSAYVLKREDYLLDTWHHSTRPAHLKLATQHPAPTWLGLTVKRHESEGDSAMVEFVARLRYGGGKAQRMHEISRFVREDGRWFYVEGEFPEKSGD, encoded by the coding sequence ATGCGACCTTACGTACAAGCCATCGACACGCTGACGCCCTGCCCCTGCGGAAACAACGAGGGTTACGCACGTTGTTGCGGTCTGCTGCATGACGGCGCCGCGGCCACCACGGCGGAGCAACTGATGCGTTCGCGTTACAGTGCCTATGTACTGAAACGCGAGGACTACCTGCTCGACACCTGGCACCACAGCACCCGCCCGGCGCATCTCAAGCTGGCGACACAGCACCCGGCGCCCACGTGGTTGGGCCTGACGGTGAAGCGACACGAAAGTGAAGGTGACAGCGCCATGGTCGAGTTTGTGGCGCGCCTGCGCTATGGCGGCGGCAAGGCACAGCGCATGCACGAGATCAGCCGATTCGTGCGCGAAGATGGCCGCTGGTTCTACGTGGAAGGCGAGTTCCCCGAGAAATCCGGGGACTGA
- the dinG gene encoding ATP-dependent DNA helicase DinG, with protein MLTDTTKDAIRAAYTRLKEGLPGFRARASQGKMIAEVAKALAQEGGSAVIEAPTGTGKSMAYLIAGVEVARAQKKKLLIATATVALQEQLVQRDIPLYLKLNGTEAKVALAKGRGRYLCPRNLAMASNSLDETSQMGLGFDADLALWTKPPQERDKKALSKLMDLFDRREWDGDIDTAPEPVSDVLRPMITTSAGGCTSRKCAHFMQCPFFAARRAVGDADIIVANQDLVLADLTMPREEEGFGGVILPKPDETLYIFDEGHHVPSKAIDRGAAEVYMNVAVRQLSRLGRQIHAAYSLTDKEVIGKLSLDAGDQKLQELSNSLEELEREIRLSWLPAPNDQEPMYRGSLGQLPEAWVEHARALYVFTGEVERWVGAVRRAVLEMTEAGPTHEALSRELGMALERIDRQVRTWRAWSATDGDNAPPLARWVTLSGDQQLICHASSVSAGGLLRSILWGNASAVVMTSATLSAGGNFRGFADAVGLPDDSVTLSLPSPFDLAAQARLEVPAMRALPDAREEHVQEVCDWLAEHLDWNAGNLVLFTSRVKLDRVLQKLPIEYVRKVRAQGSLGKAQLVAEHIADVEAGKGSTLFGLASFGEGLDLPGKLCETVVITQLPFAVPTDPVGATYAEWLESRGRNPFIEVTVPEATRQLTQYCGRLIRTETDQGRIVLLDRRVVLKRYGERMLKALPPFTRVIEKVA; from the coding sequence ATGCTGACCGATACCACCAAAGACGCGATCCGTGCCGCCTATACGCGCCTCAAGGAAGGCCTGCCGGGCTTTCGTGCGCGCGCATCGCAGGGAAAGATGATCGCAGAGGTGGCCAAGGCGCTCGCGCAGGAAGGTGGCTCGGCGGTGATCGAAGCCCCCACGGGTACCGGCAAATCGATGGCGTACCTCATCGCGGGCGTCGAGGTAGCACGCGCGCAGAAGAAGAAGCTGCTGATCGCGACGGCCACCGTGGCTCTGCAAGAGCAATTGGTCCAGCGCGATATCCCGCTCTATCTCAAGCTCAACGGCACCGAGGCCAAGGTGGCGCTGGCGAAAGGACGCGGCCGATATCTATGCCCGCGCAATCTCGCCATGGCGAGCAACAGCCTCGATGAGACATCGCAGATGGGCCTGGGCTTCGACGCCGATCTGGCGTTGTGGACCAAGCCACCGCAGGAGCGCGACAAAAAGGCGCTATCCAAGCTGATGGACCTGTTCGACCGTCGCGAGTGGGACGGCGACATCGATACCGCGCCTGAGCCAGTCAGCGACGTGCTGCGCCCCATGATCACCACCAGCGCCGGTGGCTGCACCAGCCGCAAGTGCGCGCATTTCATGCAATGCCCGTTCTTCGCGGCGCGCCGCGCCGTGGGCGACGCCGACATTATCGTGGCGAACCAGGACCTGGTGCTGGCCGACCTCACCATGCCGCGCGAGGAAGAAGGCTTCGGCGGCGTGATCCTGCCCAAGCCGGACGAAACGCTGTACATCTTCGACGAAGGCCACCACGTGCCGTCGAAGGCGATCGACCGCGGCGCGGCCGAGGTGTACATGAACGTCGCGGTGCGTCAGTTGAGCCGGCTCGGCCGTCAGATCCACGCGGCCTATTCACTCACCGACAAAGAAGTGATCGGCAAGCTTTCGCTCGACGCGGGCGACCAGAAGCTGCAGGAACTCAGCAACTCGCTCGAAGAACTCGAAAGAGAAATTCGCCTCAGCTGGCTGCCTGCACCTAACGACCAAGAGCCGATGTATCGCGGCTCGCTGGGCCAGTTGCCGGAGGCCTGGGTGGAGCACGCGCGCGCGCTTTATGTGTTCACCGGCGAGGTCGAACGCTGGGTCGGCGCGGTGCGTCGCGCCGTGCTGGAAATGACGGAAGCCGGCCCCACCCACGAAGCACTTTCGCGCGAACTGGGTATGGCGCTGGAACGCATCGATCGACAGGTGCGCACGTGGCGGGCGTGGTCCGCCACCGATGGCGACAACGCACCGCCGCTCGCACGCTGGGTCACGCTGAGCGGTGACCAGCAATTGATCTGCCACGCCTCGTCGGTATCCGCGGGCGGGCTACTGCGCAGCATTCTGTGGGGCAACGCCAGCGCCGTGGTGATGACCTCGGCCACGTTGAGCGCGGGCGGCAATTTCCGTGGTTTTGCCGATGCCGTGGGCCTGCCCGACGACTCGGTAACGCTGAGCCTGCCTTCACCGTTCGACCTCGCCGCACAGGCACGGCTGGAAGTGCCCGCCATGCGTGCCCTGCCGGATGCACGCGAGGAACATGTGCAGGAGGTCTGCGACTGGCTGGCCGAGCATCTCGACTGGAATGCCGGCAACCTCGTGCTGTTCACCTCTCGCGTCAAGCTCGACAGGGTGCTGCAGAAGCTCCCCATCGAATATGTGCGCAAAGTGCGCGCGCAGGGTTCGTTGGGCAAGGCGCAACTGGTCGCCGAACATATTGCCGACGTTGAAGCAGGCAAAGGCAGCACGCTGTTCGGCCTCGCTTCGTTTGGCGAAGGCCTAGACCTGCCGGGCAAGCTGTGCGAAACGGTGGTGATCACTCAATTGCCGTTCGCCGTGCCCACCGATCCCGTCGGCGCGACGTACGCGGAGTGGCTGGAATCGCGCGGCCGCAACCCTTTCATCGAAGTCACCGTGCCGGAGGCGACGCGACAGCTCACGCAGTACTGCGGCCGCCTGATCCGAACCGAGACCGACCAGGGTCGCATCGTGCTGCTGGACCGCCGTGTGGTACTCAAGCGCTACGGCGAGCGCATGCTCAAGGCCCTGCCCCCGTTTACCCGCGTCATCGAGAAAGTGGCATGA